CCACGGCCTGCACGCCGCCCACCTTCTTGCCTTCCTTGCCACCCATGGCAATGAGCTGCGCCTGGAGCACCTTGTCCACCTCCACCAGCATTTCTTCGGGCACGGCCTCCAGCCTGGCCAGCCGCATGAGGATTTCCGGCCGCACGCCTGCCGGCAGGTTGGAGATGAGCTGGGCCGCCTGATCCGAGGACAGATGCCCCAGGATGAGGGCCAGCGTCTGCGGGTGTTCGTTGCGCAGGATCTGGGCCAGGATGCGCGGGGAGACGTTCTCCAGCTCCCGGAAGGGCGCGGGGCCGTGGTCCAGATTGAGATGGTCCATGATGTACTTGGCGGTATCCGGATCCAGGGCCTTGGTGAGCATGCGCTTGACGGCGTCTTCCCCGCCGGTGATCATCTCCTGTCCGGTGATGAGCGCCCGGTGGTATTCCCGCACCACCTCGTCCACCTGCTCCTTGGGCACGGTGGCAAGATCCACCATGGCCCTGGAGACTGAGGAGATCTCGTGGCGGTCCATCCGCTTGAAGATCTCGGTGGTGAACTTGTCGCCCATGGCGAGCAGGAGGATGGCGGTTTTGGTGGAGCCTTTGAGACGTTCGGCCATCGTGGCAGCTTCCTTTGGCTGGTGCGCAAGGGGCCGGGCCCGCTAGATGCGGGCCGGCTCGTTGTCCTTGATCCAGTTGCGCAAAATGTTCACGGCCTGTTCCATGTGCTGCTCGGTGAGCTGCATGGCATGGGCTTTGATGTCCTCGATCTTGCGCATGGCGTCCATGGCCTCCAGCTCTTCCGAGTCGCCTTCCATCAGGGCCAGGCGCTGCTCGCCTTCGGGCAGGCCTTCCAGACCCTCCACGGCTTCGCCGGTGACGCTGGGGCGGATGAGGGCCAGAATGACCGGCCGCACCACCACCATCACGAAGATCACCAGTGCCACGAAGCTAAGGATTGTCTTCATGTTGCGCAAGAGCAAATCAAGGGCCATCTTGGTGAAGGACGGCTTTTCCTCGATTTCCGGACCGC
This sequence is a window from Megalodesulfovibrio gigas DSM 1382 = ATCC 19364. Protein-coding genes within it:
- the fliG gene encoding flagellar motor switch protein FliG, with amino-acid sequence MAERLKGSTKTAILLLAMGDKFTTEIFKRMDRHEISSVSRAMVDLATVPKEQVDEVVREYHRALITGQEMITGGEDAVKRMLTKALDPDTAKYIMDHLNLDHGPAPFRELENVSPRILAQILRNEHPQTLALILGHLSSDQAAQLISNLPAGVRPEILMRLARLEAVPEEMLVEVDKVLQAQLIAMGGKEGKKVGGVQAVAEILNAVDRATEEEVLSEIEEESSQMAEEIRNLMFVFEDIKSLDDRHIRELLKEISNEDLTLALKGASDDLQQKFFGNLSERASAMIKEDLEIMGPVRLSDVEGSQQNIVKTVRRLEVENRIQISRGSGDVFI